In Alosa sapidissima isolate fAloSap1 chromosome 4, fAloSap1.pri, whole genome shotgun sequence, the following are encoded in one genomic region:
- the LOC121707571 gene encoding actin-like: MAGQQSADFLDNMAIVIDPGSAYTKAGFSGEEHPRTVVRSTAGLPTYTPGESSRLGAFRGNRGPGTTTTTPAPSPAPACDSLLGDWDALESLWGALLQDELGVCPQDHAILVSDCPLAPPVQRARLAELLFEGLGVPALYVSHAPLLSLYSYGLVTGLQVDAGASGTRVCPVYSGYCLPHAARGQPLGGAAFSAYLQQLLEQRGPGGGVSERRATLREAQSHSCYVAQDFERELQTGSEVTEYRLPDGTTVALGNERFRSAELLFCPSLAGEPHPGVHILALSSVRDSAPQWQKQLLAHVALSGGTSLLPGFPERLQLELERLAPRGSRVIVHSAAHRHLAAWVGGAIMASLRSVRPLWVTSADYQEHGPDTVLQHCY; this comes from the coding sequence ATGGCTGGACAACAAAGCGCAGATTTCCTGGACAACATGGCCATCGTGATTGACCCTGGCTCTGCCTACACCAAGGCTGGCTTCTCAGGAGAGGAGCACCCCCGCACAGTGGTGCGCTCGACCGCAGGCCTCCCCACTTACACGCCAGGGGAGAGCAGCCGCCTGGGCGCCTTCAGAGGAAACCGTGGGCctggcaccaccaccaccacccccgctCCATCTCCCGCTCCTGCCTGCGATAGCCTGCTCGGCGACTGGGACGCGCTGGAGAGCCTGTGGGGGGCGCTGTTGCAGGACGAGCTAGGCGTGTGCCCGCAGGACCATGCCATCCTGGTCAGCGACTGCCCTCTGGCGCCCCCTGTCCAGCGCGCACGCCTGGCGGAGCTGCTGTTCGAGGGCCTGGGGGTCCCCGCGCTGTACGTGAGCCACGCTCCACTGCTGAGCCTCTACTCCTACGGGCTGGTGACGGGGCTGCAGGTGGACGCAGGGGCGAGTGGAACGCGCGTCTGCCCCGTCTACAGCGGCTACTGCCTGCCCCACGCCGCCCGCGGCCAGCCACTAGGGGGCGCCGCCTTCTCTGCGTACCTGCAGCAGCTGCTGGAGCAGCGGGGGCCAGGGGGAGGGGTCAGCGAGCGACGCGCGACGCTACGGGAGGCCCAGAGCCACAGCTGCTACGTGGCGCAGGACTTTGAGCGGGAGCTGCAGACGGGGTCGGAGGTCACCGAGTACCGGCTGCCCGACGGCACCACCGTCGCCCTGGGCAACGAGCGCTTCCGCAGCGCAGAGCTGCTGTTCTGCCCGTCGCTGGCCGGAGAGCCGCACCCGGGCGTCCACATCCTGGCCCTCAGCAGCGTGCGGGACAGCGCCCCCCAGTGGCAGAAGCAGCTGCTGGCCCACGTGGCGTTGTCCGGCGGGACGTCTCTGCTGCCCGGCTTCCCCGAGCGGCTGCAGTTGGAGCTTGAGCGCCTGGCGCCGCGCGGCTCTCGTGTCATTGTCCACTCCGCTGCCCATCGCCACCTCGCCGCCTGGGTGGGCGGGGCCATCATGGCCTCTCTACGCAGCGTTCGGCCGCTCTGGGTCACCAGCGCCGACTACCAGGAGCACGGACCAGACACAGTGCTGCAGCACTGCTActaa